A window of Shewanella mesophila contains these coding sequences:
- the hemG gene encoding menaquinone-dependent protoporphyrinogen IX dehydrogenase: MSKILIIYSSVHGQTRKVTDYLKRQLESYGNEVTCASIEQSPALDVFDKVVIGASIRHGKHNPAVYDFISRNINLLSDKAGSFFSVSLVARKPAKNTPETNPYMQAFLAKTTWKPKLLAVFGGNLDYQGYNALDRNIIRFIMWLTKGPTAANTKVEYTDWDKVSQYAQQLHQL; encoded by the coding sequence GTGAGTAAAATTTTAATCATCTATTCCAGCGTTCATGGACAGACACGCAAAGTCACTGACTATCTAAAACGGCAGTTAGAGTCTTATGGCAATGAGGTGACATGCGCCAGTATTGAACAATCGCCCGCGCTCGATGTTTTCGACAAAGTGGTGATCGGTGCCAGTATCCGCCATGGTAAACATAATCCTGCGGTTTATGATTTTATTAGCCGCAATATCAATCTGCTTAGTGATAAGGCTGGTAGCTTTTTTTCGGTGAGTTTAGTGGCGCGAAAACCGGCTAAAAATACCCCTGAAACCAACCCTTATATGCAAGCGTTTCTAGCGAAGACAACTTGGAAACCTAAGTTGTTAGCCGTCTTTGGCGGTAACTTAGATTATCAAGGTTATAACGCGCTCGATAGAAACATTATTCGTTTTATCATGTGGTTAACTAAAGGACCAACTGCGGCGAATACTAAAGTGGAATATACCGATTGGGATAAAGTCAGTCAGTATGCGCAGCAATTGCACCAACTCTAA
- a CDS encoding cytochrome b/b6 domain-containing protein, with protein MAKLLTSLGKKVVEYQHLMLILLSLFLISTSGWLLMGRAIRTNASIWDYLHIYLGMLVACFSISILLTNVVKGKWRQYFPWLAGDFSQLSNDICGLKQGKIPLAGGRGLFSVIEGIGLVLLVLVSFTGVMWFVTQGSSEALNWRSYHHSAAHGFIGFIIVHSICAAAHLLDFIRN; from the coding sequence ATGGCTAAACTGCTCACCTCATTGGGCAAGAAGGTAGTTGAATATCAACATCTGATGCTGATCCTATTATCGCTATTTTTAATCTCCACCAGTGGTTGGCTACTCATGGGCCGCGCCATTAGGACTAATGCGTCTATTTGGGACTATTTACACATTTACCTCGGGATGTTGGTTGCCTGTTTCTCGATTTCTATCTTGCTGACCAATGTAGTTAAAGGTAAATGGCGTCAGTATTTTCCTTGGCTTGCAGGCGACTTTAGCCAACTGAGCAATGATATTTGCGGCCTCAAGCAAGGTAAAATCCCCTTAGCGGGAGGTCGAGGACTGTTTAGTGTTATCGAAGGAATTGGCTTAGTTTTACTCGTTTTAGTGTCGTTTACTGGTGTAATGTGGTTTGTGACTCAGGGCAGCAGCGAGGCGCTAAATTGGCGCAGTTATCACCATAGCGCCGCCCATGGGTTTATCGGTTTTATCATAGTGCATAGTATTTGTGCGGCTGCGCACCTACTGGATTTTATCCGTAATTAG